From the genome of Streptomyces sp. V1I1, one region includes:
- a CDS encoding bacterioferritin-associated ferredoxin, translating to MYVCSCFGITEKQVKEHADAGSCTPRQIASVSKAGTDCGSCVRRIQGILGRDVCPRRELLEQGNSAAVLATDPGSAPGTELGEAA from the coding sequence GTGTACGTCTGCTCATGCTTCGGCATCACCGAGAAGCAAGTGAAGGAACACGCGGATGCCGGCTCCTGCACTCCCCGCCAGATAGCGTCGGTCTCCAAAGCCGGAACCGACTGCGGATCGTGTGTACGCCGTATCCAGGGGATCCTCGGTCGTGACGTCTGCCCCCGCCGGGAGCTGCTCGAGCAGGGCAACAGCGCCGCCGTGCTGGCCACGGACCCCGGCTCCGCCCCCGGAACCGAGCTCGGCGAAGCGGCCTAG
- a CDS encoding anthranilate synthase family protein, giving the protein MLISRLLDDDCPPFALLRRRTPGHDHNTVEVLIGAVHEAGSLADIPVADRPSLALIPFRQIRERGFDVRDDGTPLSVLVADETYELPLGKALEALPAHDVRVEGGAFDVDDEEYAGIVRRVIEDEIGRGEGANFVIRRTYTGRIPGFGRADALALFRRLLAGERGAYWTFVVHTGERTLVGASPEVHVRMSGGTVVMNPISGTFRYPPEGPTPETLLSFLGDRKEREELSMVVDEELKMMCTVGDMGGVVIGPRLKEMAHLAHTEYELRGRSSLDVREVLKETMFAATVTGSPVQNACRVIERHEVGGRGYYAGALALIGKNAGGGREGQVGAQTLDSPILIRTADIDADGSLRVPVGATLVRHSDPAGEVAETHAKAAGVLAALGVRPGRPQEHTERPNLADDPRVRAALDARRADLAPFWLRMQERGALLTGHALVVDGEDTFTAMLAHLLRSTGLEVTVRRYDEPGLRETVLAHTGPVVLGPGPGDPADATDPKMRFLRTLAGDLLRDHRHGLLGVCLGHELMAAELGLEIVRKDAPYQGAQERIDFFGRDETVGFYNSFTARCDDAAAAELEAHGVEVARDPLSAEVHALRGTGFAGIQFHPESVLTMRGPGVIHGLLASALRAGRA; this is encoded by the coding sequence ATGCTCATCAGCCGACTGCTGGACGACGACTGCCCGCCCTTCGCCCTGCTGCGCAGACGCACCCCCGGCCACGATCACAACACCGTCGAGGTTCTGATCGGCGCCGTGCACGAGGCCGGGTCGCTCGCCGACATCCCGGTCGCGGACCGTCCCTCACTGGCCCTGATCCCGTTCCGCCAGATCAGGGAGCGCGGCTTCGACGTACGCGACGACGGCACTCCGCTGTCCGTGCTCGTCGCCGACGAGACGTACGAACTGCCGCTCGGCAAGGCCCTGGAGGCGCTGCCGGCGCACGATGTCCGGGTCGAGGGCGGAGCCTTCGACGTCGACGACGAGGAGTACGCGGGGATCGTCCGGCGCGTCATCGAGGACGAGATCGGCCGGGGCGAGGGCGCGAACTTCGTTATCCGCCGCACTTACACCGGCCGCATCCCCGGCTTCGGCCGGGCCGACGCCCTGGCCCTGTTCCGGCGGCTGCTGGCCGGCGAGCGCGGCGCGTACTGGACCTTCGTCGTGCACACCGGCGAGCGCACCCTCGTCGGCGCCAGCCCCGAGGTCCATGTGCGGATGAGCGGCGGGACCGTCGTGATGAACCCGATCAGCGGCACCTTCCGCTATCCGCCCGAGGGCCCGACTCCTGAGACGCTGCTGAGCTTCCTCGGCGACCGCAAAGAGCGCGAGGAGCTCTCCATGGTCGTCGACGAGGAGCTGAAGATGATGTGCACCGTCGGCGACATGGGCGGCGTCGTCATCGGGCCCCGGCTCAAGGAAATGGCTCATCTCGCCCACACCGAGTACGAGTTGCGCGGCCGCTCGTCGCTCGATGTACGTGAGGTGCTGAAGGAGACGATGTTCGCGGCTACGGTCACCGGCTCGCCCGTGCAGAACGCCTGCCGGGTCATAGAGCGCCACGAGGTGGGCGGCCGCGGCTACTACGCGGGCGCGCTCGCGCTGATCGGCAAGAACGCGGGTGGCGGGCGGGAAGGACAGGTCGGCGCACAGACCCTGGACTCCCCCATCCTCATCCGTACCGCCGACATCGACGCCGATGGCTCCCTGCGGGTGCCGGTCGGGGCGACCCTGGTGCGGCACTCCGACCCGGCGGGGGAGGTGGCCGAGACGCACGCCAAGGCGGCAGGCGTACTGGCCGCGCTGGGCGTACGCCCCGGGCGGCCGCAGGAGCACACCGAGCGCCCGAACCTCGCCGACGACCCGCGGGTGCGGGCCGCCCTCGACGCCCGCCGCGCCGACCTCGCGCCGTTCTGGCTGCGGATGCAGGAACGCGGCGCCCTGCTTACCGGGCACGCGCTGGTGGTCGACGGCGAGGACACCTTCACCGCGATGCTGGCGCATCTGCTGCGCTCCACCGGCCTGGAGGTGACGGTACGTCGCTACGACGAGCCGGGCCTGCGCGAGACGGTCCTCGCGCACACCGGACCGGTGGTCCTCGGCCCGGGTCCTGGCGATCCGGCCGACGCGACCGACCCGAAGATGCGCTTCCTGCGCACGCTCGCCGGCGATCTGCTGCGCGATCACCGCCACGGTCTGCTCGGCGTCTGCCTCGGCCATGAGCTGATGGCGGCCGAGTTGGGCCTGGAGATCGTACGGAAGGACGCGCCGTACCAGGGGGCGCAGGAGCGGATCGACTTCTTCGGGCGTGACGAGACCGTGGGCTTCTACAACAGCTTCACGGCGCGCTGCGACGACGCGGCGGCGGCGGAGCTGGAGGCGCACGGGGTCGAG
- a CDS encoding trp operon leader peptide: MVGVMFAHSTQTWWWTAHPAAH, encoded by the coding sequence ATGGTCGGCGTCATGTTCGCGCACTCGACTCAGACCTGGTGGTGGACCGCTCATCCGGCGGCCCACTGA
- the bfr gene encoding bacterioferritin codes for MQGDPEVIEFLNEQLTAELTAINQYFLHAKMQENFGWTKLAKYTRSESFDEMKHAEVLTDRILFLDGLPNYQRLFHVRIGQTVTEMFQADRQVEVEAIDRLRRGIEVMRGKGDITSANIFESILADEEHHIDYLDTQLELVEKLGEALYIAQLIEQPDS; via the coding sequence ATGCAGGGCGACCCCGAGGTCATCGAGTTTCTCAATGAGCAGCTGACCGCCGAATTGACCGCGATCAATCAGTACTTCCTGCACGCGAAGATGCAGGAGAACTTCGGCTGGACGAAGCTCGCCAAGTACACCCGGTCCGAGTCGTTCGACGAGATGAAGCACGCAGAGGTGCTGACCGACCGGATCCTCTTCCTCGATGGCCTGCCGAACTACCAGCGCCTGTTCCATGTGCGCATCGGCCAGACGGTCACCGAGATGTTCCAGGCCGACCGGCAGGTCGAGGTGGAGGCGATCGACCGCCTCCGGCGCGGAATCGAAGTGATGCGCGGCAAGGGCGACATCACGTCGGCGAACATCTTCGAGTCGATCCTGGCGGACGAGGAGCACCACATCGACTATCTCGACACCCAGCTGGAGCTGGTGGAGAAGCTCGGTGAGGCGCTGTACATCGCGCAGCTGATCGAGCAGCCCGACAGTTAG
- a CDS encoding class II 3-deoxy-7-phosphoheptulonate synthase, whose amino-acid sequence MTVNAKTTTAGGNTWRDLPAAQQPEYPDAEALRDVIADLESYPPLVFAGECDQLRARMGAVAKGEAFLLQGGDCAEAFDAVSADQIRNKLKTLLQMGAVLTYAASVPVVKVGRIAGQYSKPRSKPAETRDGVTLPTYRGDSVNGFDFTEAARIPDPERLKRMYNASAATLNLVRAFTTGGYADLRQVHAWNQDFVKSSPSGQRYEQLAREIDNALNFMKACGTDPAEFRTVEFYASHEALLLDYEGALTRTDSRTGQLYNTSGHMVWVGERTRQLDGAHIEFASRIRNPIGVKLGPTTTVDEALQYIEKLDPEREPGRLTFVVRMGADKVRDKLPELVEKVTASGATVAWVTDPMHGNTFEAASGHKTRRFDDVLDEVKGFFEVHKALGTHPGGIHVELTGDDVTECVGGGDEIFVDDLHQRYETACDPRLNRSQSLDLAFLVAEMYRDQ is encoded by the coding sequence GTGACCGTGAACGCTAAGACCACCACTGCCGGTGGCAACACCTGGCGAGACCTGCCCGCGGCGCAGCAGCCCGAGTACCCCGATGCCGAGGCTCTGCGCGATGTGATCGCGGACCTCGAGTCGTATCCGCCGCTCGTCTTCGCGGGCGAGTGCGACCAGCTGCGCGCCCGGATGGGAGCCGTCGCCAAGGGCGAGGCGTTCCTGCTGCAGGGCGGCGACTGCGCCGAGGCCTTCGACGCCGTGTCCGCCGACCAAATCCGCAACAAGCTCAAGACCCTGCTCCAGATGGGCGCGGTGCTCACCTATGCCGCGTCCGTGCCCGTGGTGAAGGTCGGCCGTATCGCCGGCCAGTACTCCAAGCCGCGCTCCAAGCCGGCCGAGACCCGCGACGGCGTGACGCTGCCGACCTACCGGGGCGACTCCGTCAACGGCTTCGACTTCACCGAGGCGGCCCGCATCCCGGACCCCGAGCGCCTCAAGCGGATGTACAACGCCTCCGCCGCGACGCTCAACCTGGTGCGCGCCTTCACCACCGGTGGCTACGCCGACCTGCGCCAGGTGCACGCCTGGAACCAGGACTTCGTGAAGTCCTCCCCCTCGGGCCAGCGCTACGAGCAGCTCGCCCGCGAGATCGACAACGCGCTGAACTTCATGAAGGCGTGTGGCACCGACCCGGCGGAGTTCCGCACGGTCGAGTTCTACGCCTCCCACGAGGCGCTGCTGCTCGACTATGAGGGCGCGCTGACCCGCACCGACTCGCGGACCGGCCAGCTGTACAACACCTCGGGCCACATGGTCTGGGTCGGCGAGCGCACCCGCCAGCTGGACGGGGCGCACATCGAGTTCGCCTCCCGGATCCGCAACCCGATCGGTGTGAAGCTCGGCCCGACGACCACGGTCGACGAGGCGCTGCAGTACATCGAGAAGCTCGACCCCGAGCGCGAGCCGGGCCGGCTGACCTTCGTCGTCCGTATGGGCGCCGACAAGGTCCGCGACAAGCTCCCCGAGCTCGTCGAGAAGGTCACTGCCTCCGGCGCCACGGTGGCCTGGGTGACCGACCCGATGCACGGCAACACCTTCGAGGCCGCCTCCGGCCACAAGACCCGCCGCTTCGACGACGTGCTCGACGAGGTCAAGGGCTTCTTCGAGGTCCACAAGGCGCTCGGCACGCACCCGGGCGGCATCCATGTCGAGCTCACCGGTGACGATGTCACCGAGTGCGTGGGCGGCGGCGACGAGATCTTCGTCGACGATCTGCACCAGCGCTACGAGACGGCCTGCGACCCGCGCCTGAACCGCAGCCAGTCGCTGGACCTGGCCTTCCTGGTCGCCGAGATGTACCGCGACCAGTAG
- a CDS encoding N-acetylmuramoyl-L-alanine amidase: MNRGHRRDRKKKLLIYGVATAVVATVTIGTIAVASPGFLDSSTDGKPRPPGAVLQSQFEDAAREFDVPKSVLMAVSYRQTRWETHDGLPSTTGAYNVMGLTQVDPEDVEQPDGKERLAHLNASGNPEIEKTFDAAKMLRSLPEETVDTDDPRLHTLDKAAELIDGSTDSVKNSTAESIRAGAALLAEYQRQATGELPDDPGQWYPGVARFSESPDKKGADLFAKRVFESIKTGERELTADGQLVTLPADPSVEPVKPSNVPLAATFASTTAVPAPECPSGLNCNYIPAEVPSTGQRNYTLADRPANGFGIRQIVIHDTEGSYDGTIAAFQSSAARGSAHYLIRASDGLVTQMVENKNLAWHAGNWTVNMHAIGLEHEGYAIKAGSWYTEPQYESSAALVKFLAAKYGIPLDREHIIGHDEVPGQLDAKVAGMHWDAGPFWDWNHYMSLLGEPTGAGGAGGLLKAGQLVRVVPPFTTANQPTITYNGSTVAKQPANFGYLYTTASTATPIKDPYIPNVLWSDGPNWGNKVLAGGTYVVAEAQYNWTAIWYGGQKAWFYNPGGQYTAPVAGGTVVKLKAGATARVYGRSFPEASAYEGTGETAPTDNPDYLSKYTFPSGQAYVKAGEAVLGDDYFGSTQLRVEGETDLYVPIRYNHRMAWVKASDVQQLSSTVPDAGTSRYNTLARDSSGVLWQYQGTGSATAPYLTRYRVGSGWQGYNAVTSMTALRADAVGDVVARDTSGVLWYYRGSGNPSAPFLKRTEVGKGWGIYNQLTGARDITADGISDLIARDSSGVLWLYKGTGSATTPFAARVKVGPGWQIYNGLTDTGDITADGKADLIARDTSGVLWLYKGTGNAAAPFAARVKVGPGWGIYNVLNGPSDLSGDGRPDLIARDSSGVLWLYRGTGSATAPFATRAQIATGWQIYNLLV; this comes from the coding sequence GTGAACCGGGGTCATCGCAGAGACCGCAAGAAGAAGCTGCTCATTTACGGTGTCGCCACGGCCGTGGTCGCCACCGTCACGATCGGCACCATCGCCGTGGCTTCGCCCGGCTTCCTGGACTCTTCGACAGACGGCAAGCCAAGGCCCCCGGGCGCGGTGCTGCAGTCCCAGTTCGAGGACGCGGCTCGGGAGTTCGACGTTCCGAAGAGCGTGCTGATGGCGGTCTCGTACCGGCAGACGCGGTGGGAGACCCATGACGGACTGCCGAGCACGACTGGCGCGTACAACGTCATGGGGCTGACCCAGGTCGACCCGGAGGACGTGGAGCAGCCGGACGGCAAGGAGCGCCTCGCGCACCTCAACGCGAGCGGCAACCCGGAGATCGAGAAGACTTTCGACGCCGCGAAGATGCTGCGCAGCCTGCCGGAGGAGACCGTCGACACCGACGACCCGCGGCTGCACACGCTGGACAAGGCCGCCGAGCTGATCGACGGTTCGACAGACTCCGTGAAGAACAGCACGGCCGAGAGCATCCGCGCCGGTGCGGCGCTGCTCGCGGAGTACCAGCGCCAGGCGACCGGCGAGCTGCCGGACGACCCGGGGCAGTGGTACCCGGGCGTCGCCCGTTTCAGTGAGTCGCCGGACAAGAAGGGCGCCGATCTCTTCGCGAAGCGCGTCTTCGAGTCGATCAAGACCGGCGAGCGGGAGCTCACCGCGGATGGCCAGCTCGTCACGCTGCCGGCCGATCCCTCGGTGGAGCCGGTCAAGCCGTCGAACGTCCCGCTCGCCGCGACCTTCGCGAGCACGACGGCGGTTCCGGCACCCGAGTGCCCGTCGGGCCTGAACTGCAACTACATCCCGGCCGAGGTCCCAAGCACCGGCCAGCGCAACTACACGCTCGCGGACCGCCCCGCCAACGGGTTCGGCATCCGCCAGATCGTCATCCACGACACCGAGGGCAGCTACGACGGCACCATCGCCGCATTCCAGAGCTCCGCGGCCAGGGGAAGCGCGCACTACCTGATCCGCGCCTCGGACGGTCTGGTCACCCAGATGGTCGAGAACAAGAACCTGGCATGGCACGCGGGCAACTGGACCGTCAACATGCATGCCATCGGCCTGGAGCACGAGGGCTACGCCATCAAGGCGGGCAGCTGGTACACCGAGCCGCAGTACGAGTCCTCCGCGGCCCTGGTGAAGTTCCTGGCGGCCAAATACGGCATTCCGCTGGACCGTGAGCACATCATCGGCCATGACGAGGTGCCGGGACAGCTGGACGCCAAGGTGGCCGGCATGCACTGGGACGCGGGCCCGTTCTGGGACTGGAACCACTACATGTCGCTGCTGGGGGAGCCGACGGGCGCCGGTGGCGCCGGCGGCCTGCTCAAGGCCGGTCAACTGGTCCGTGTCGTGCCGCCGTTCACCACGGCGAACCAGCCCACGATCACATACAACGGCAGCACCGTCGCCAAGCAGCCGGCGAACTTCGGATACTTGTACACGACGGCGTCGACGGCCACGCCGATCAAGGACCCATACATACCCAACGTGCTGTGGAGCGACGGCCCGAACTGGGGCAACAAGGTCCTCGCAGGAGGTACCTACGTCGTCGCCGAGGCGCAGTACAACTGGACGGCCATCTGGTACGGCGGGCAGAAGGCCTGGTTCTACAACCCCGGCGGCCAGTACACCGCGCCGGTCGCCGGTGGGACCGTAGTGAAGCTCAAGGCCGGCGCGACGGCCCGAGTCTACGGACGTTCCTTCCCCGAGGCCTCGGCCTACGAGGGAACCGGCGAGACCGCGCCGACGGACAACCCCGACTACCTGTCGAAGTACACCTTCCCCTCCGGCCAGGCCTATGTGAAGGCAGGCGAGGCGGTCCTCGGTGACGACTACTTCGGCTCCACGCAGCTCCGGGTCGAGGGCGAGACCGACCTCTACGTCCCGATCCGCTACAACCACCGCATGGCGTGGGTGAAGGCGAGCGACGTCCAGCAGCTCAGCAGCACCGTCCCGGACGCGGGCACCAGCCGGTACAACACGCTGGCCCGCGACTCCTCGGGCGTGCTGTGGCAGTACCAGGGCACCGGCAGCGCAACCGCGCCGTACCTCACCCGCTACCGCGTCGGCAGCGGCTGGCAGGGCTACAACGCGGTGACCTCGATGACGGCTCTGCGTGCCGACGCAGTCGGCGACGTGGTGGCCCGCGACACCTCGGGCGTGCTCTGGTACTACCGAGGCAGCGGCAATCCGTCGGCGCCCTTCCTTAAGCGCACCGAGGTGGGCAAGGGCTGGGGGATCTACAACCAGCTGACCGGCGCCCGGGACATCACCGCGGACGGCATCTCCGATCTGATCGCGCGCGACTCGTCCGGCGTGCTCTGGCTCTACAAGGGCACCGGCAGCGCAACCACGCCCTTCGCGGCCAGGGTCAAGGTCGGCCCCGGCTGGCAGATCTACAACGGCCTGACCGACACCGGAGACATCACCGCGGACGGCAAGGCGGACCTGATCGCCAGGGACACCTCCGGCGTGCTGTGGCTCTACAAGGGCACGGGCAATGCCGCCGCGCCGTTCGCCGCCAGGGTCAAGGTCGGTCCCGGCTGGGGGATCTACAACGTCCTCAACGGACCGAGCGACCTCTCCGGTGACGGCAGGCCGGACCTGATCGCCCGGGACTCCTCGGGCGTGCTGTGGCTGTACAGGGGCACGGGCAGCGCCACCGCCCCGTTCGCCACCAGGGCACAGATCGCCACCGGCTGGCAGATCTACAACCTGCTGGTCTGA